One window from the genome of Bradyrhizobium xenonodulans encodes:
- the chvE gene encoding multiple monosaccharide ABC transporter substrate-binding protein: MLKLKTTFLALALAGAATMAAGVTASAQDKATVGIAMPTKSSARWIDDGNNMVKVLKERGYNTDLQYAEDDIPNQLSQVENMVTKGAKALVIAAIDGTTLSDVLKQAKAKGITVIAYDRLIRGTPNVDYYATFDNFQVGVLQAESIVQGLGLKDGKGPFNIELFGGSPDDNNAYFFYNGAMSVLKPHIDSGKLVVVSGQMGMDKVATLRWDGATAQSRMDNLLSAYYGNKKINAVLSPYDGISIGIISSLKGVGYGSAGQPMPIISGQDAEVPSIKAMLRGDQYSTIFKDTRDLAKVTADMVDAALAGKQVTVNDTKTYENGVKTVPSYLLKPVVVYKDNWEKTLVDSGYYKKSQFQ; encoded by the coding sequence ATGCTGAAACTGAAGACGACATTCCTCGCGCTGGCGCTGGCCGGCGCTGCGACGATGGCCGCAGGCGTCACCGCCTCCGCTCAGGACAAGGCGACTGTCGGCATCGCCATGCCGACCAAATCGTCGGCGCGCTGGATCGACGATGGCAACAACATGGTCAAGGTGCTGAAGGAGCGCGGCTACAACACCGACCTGCAATATGCCGAGGACGACATCCCGAACCAGCTCTCGCAGGTCGAGAACATGGTGACCAAGGGCGCCAAGGCGCTGGTGATCGCCGCGATCGACGGCACCACGCTGTCGGACGTGCTCAAGCAGGCCAAGGCGAAGGGCATCACCGTGATCGCCTATGACCGCCTGATCCGCGGCACGCCGAACGTCGACTATTACGCGACCTTCGACAATTTCCAGGTCGGCGTGCTCCAGGCTGAATCGATCGTGCAGGGCCTGGGCCTCAAGGACGGCAAGGGGCCGTTCAACATCGAGCTGTTCGGCGGCTCGCCGGACGACAACAATGCCTACTTCTTCTACAACGGCGCGATGAGCGTGCTGAAGCCCCATATCGACAGCGGCAAGCTCGTCGTCGTCTCCGGCCAGATGGGCATGGACAAGGTCGCAACGCTGCGCTGGGACGGTGCCACTGCGCAGTCCCGCATGGACAATCTGCTCAGCGCCTATTACGGCAACAAGAAAATCAATGCCGTGCTGTCGCCCTATGACGGCATCTCGATCGGCATCATCTCCTCGCTGAAGGGCGTCGGGTATGGCAGCGCCGGCCAGCCGATGCCGATCATCAGCGGTCAGGACGCCGAGGTGCCCTCGATCAAGGCGATGCTGCGCGGCGACCAGTACTCGACCATCTTCAAGGACACCCGCGACCTCGCCAAGGTGACCGCCGACATGGTCGACGCTGCACTCGCCGGCAAGCAGGTGACCGTCAACGACACCAAGACCTACGAGAACGGCGTCAAGACTGTGCCGTCCTATCTGCTCAAGCCGGTCGTGGTTTACAAGGACAATTGGGAGAAGACCCTGGTCGACAGCGGCTACTACAAGAAGTCGCAGTTCCAGTAA
- the mmsA gene encoding multiple monosaccharide ABC transporter ATP-binding protein yields the protein MTAMLEMRNVSKSFAGVQALRDVNFSVQAGQIHALVGENGAGKSTLMKVLSGVYPAGSYEGTIVFEGEERRFRDINDSEALGIIIIHQELALIPLMSIAENIFLSHPPSKFGVIDRDQVYRRTRELLAQVGLKESPDTLITDLGVGKQQLVEIAKALSKRVRMLILDEPTASLNEADSAALLDRLMAFREHGIGSILISHKLNEVAKVADHITVLRDGRTVDSIDCRAEPIQEDRIIRSMVNRDLAHRFPERSAKVGEPVLEVADWSVYHPIHPERQVIKNVRFSVRRGEVVGIAGLMGAGRTEFAMSLFGRSWGTNISGRIRLEGREIVLPSVAAAIDAGLAYVTEDRKQLGLILADDVRKNITLASLDQVAPGRVIDDIAELKVASDYRNRMRIRCSDVYQEAGQLSGGNQQKVVLSKWLMTDPRVLILDEPTRGIDVGAKYEIYCIINELAEAGRGVVVISSEMPELLGICDRICVMNDGAFVGEFPAAEATQEKIMRAIMRNERSIGNAAPAAAEMGGSQP from the coding sequence ATGACCGCCATGCTGGAGATGCGCAATGTCAGCAAGAGCTTTGCCGGTGTGCAGGCGCTGCGCGACGTCAACTTCTCGGTTCAGGCCGGGCAGATCCACGCGCTCGTCGGCGAGAACGGCGCCGGAAAATCGACGCTGATGAAGGTGCTCAGCGGCGTCTATCCGGCAGGCAGCTACGAGGGCACCATTGTCTTCGAGGGCGAGGAGCGGCGCTTTCGCGACATCAACGATTCCGAGGCGCTCGGCATCATCATCATCCACCAGGAGCTGGCGCTGATCCCGCTGATGTCGATCGCCGAAAACATCTTCCTGTCGCATCCGCCGTCCAAGTTCGGAGTCATCGACCGCGACCAGGTGTACCGGCGCACGCGGGAACTTCTGGCGCAGGTCGGCCTCAAGGAGTCGCCGGATACGCTGATTACCGATCTCGGCGTCGGCAAGCAGCAACTTGTCGAGATCGCCAAGGCGCTGTCCAAGCGGGTGCGAATGCTGATCCTGGACGAGCCGACCGCGAGCCTCAACGAAGCCGACAGCGCCGCGCTGCTCGATCGCCTGATGGCCTTCCGCGAGCACGGCATCGGCTCGATCCTGATCTCGCACAAGCTCAACGAGGTCGCCAAGGTCGCCGACCACATCACCGTGCTGCGCGACGGCCGCACCGTCGACAGTATCGACTGCCGCGCCGAGCCGATCCAGGAAGACCGCATCATCCGGAGCATGGTCAACCGCGATCTCGCCCATCGTTTCCCCGAGCGCAGCGCGAAGGTCGGCGAGCCCGTGCTCGAAGTCGCGGACTGGTCGGTTTATCATCCCATCCATCCCGAGCGGCAGGTGATCAAGAACGTCCGTTTCAGCGTCAGGCGGGGCGAGGTCGTCGGCATAGCGGGCTTGATGGGGGCCGGCCGCACCGAGTTCGCCATGAGCCTGTTCGGCCGCTCCTGGGGCACCAATATCAGCGGTCGCATCCGGCTGGAGGGCCGGGAGATCGTGCTGCCGAGCGTCGCGGCCGCGATCGACGCCGGCCTTGCCTATGTCACCGAGGACCGCAAGCAGCTCGGCCTGATCCTCGCCGACGACGTCCGCAAGAACATCACGCTGGCAAGCCTTGACCAGGTCGCGCCCGGACGCGTGATCGACGACATCGCCGAGCTGAAGGTCGCCAGCGACTATCGCAACCGGATGCGCATCCGCTGCTCCGACGTCTACCAGGAGGCCGGCCAGCTCTCCGGCGGCAACCAGCAGAAGGTGGTGCTGTCGAAATGGCTGATGACCGACCCCAGGGTCCTGATCCTGGACGAGCCGACCAGGGGCATCGACGTCGGTGCCAAATACGAGATTTACTGTATCATCAACGAGCTGGCGGAGGCCGGCCGCGGCGTCGTGGTGATCTCCTCGGAGATGCCCGAGCTGCTCGGCATCTGCGACCGCATCTGTGTGATGAACGACGGCGCCTTCGTCGGGGAATTTCCCGCGGCGGAAGCGACGCAGGAGAAGATCATGCGCGCCATCATGCGCAACGAACGAAGCATTGGAAACGCCGCGCCCGCGGCCGCGGAGATGGGAGGATCGCAGCCATGA
- the mmsB gene encoding multiple monosaccharide ABC transporter permease, whose product MTDKTVSLPEERQHGSFIKNNLRNYGMLMSLIAIMLFFQVMTGGTLLQPLNLTNLVLQNSYIVIMALGMLLVIVTGHIDLSVGSVAGFVGAVAALLMVTYKVDYTLAFIACLAVGAAIGAAQGYWVAYFKIPSFIVTLAGMLVFKGLALAVLQGQSLGPFPSTFQKLSSGFIPELLPEAGTLHPTSMLIGAVLALGLVYASAKSRTRELSHGIEVEPYAFFLGKSIVLACAVLYFTYLIATYRGLPNVLVIMSALIALYGFVTRRTVIGRQIYAVGGNAKAAGLSGIKTERLTFLTFVNMGVLAALAGLVFAARLNTATPKAGLGFELDVIAACFIGGASAYGGVGRVGGAVVGAMIMGVMNNGMSILGIGIDYQQVIKGLVLLGAVCIDVYNQRR is encoded by the coding sequence ATGACCGACAAGACGGTTTCGCTGCCGGAGGAGCGCCAGCACGGCAGCTTCATCAAGAACAACTTGCGCAACTACGGCATGCTGATGTCGCTGATCGCGATCATGCTGTTCTTCCAGGTCATGACCGGCGGCACGCTGCTCCAGCCGCTCAACCTGACCAACCTGGTGCTCCAGAACAGCTACATCGTCATCATGGCGCTGGGCATGCTGCTGGTGATCGTCACCGGCCATATCGACCTGTCGGTCGGCTCGGTCGCAGGCTTCGTCGGTGCGGTGGCCGCTCTCTTGATGGTCACCTACAAGGTCGACTACACGCTCGCCTTCATCGCCTGCCTCGCGGTCGGCGCCGCCATCGGCGCGGCGCAGGGCTATTGGGTCGCCTATTTCAAGATCCCGTCCTTCATCGTGACCTTGGCCGGCATGCTGGTGTTCAAGGGCCTCGCGCTTGCGGTATTACAGGGTCAGTCGCTCGGGCCGTTTCCGTCGACGTTCCAAAAGCTGTCGTCAGGCTTCATTCCGGAGCTCCTGCCTGAGGCGGGCACGCTGCATCCGACATCGATGCTGATCGGCGCGGTGCTGGCGTTGGGGCTGGTCTATGCCAGCGCCAAGAGCCGCACGCGCGAGCTGTCGCACGGCATCGAGGTCGAGCCCTACGCGTTCTTCCTGGGAAAGAGCATCGTGCTGGCCTGCGCGGTGCTGTACTTCACCTACCTGATCGCGACCTATCGCGGCCTGCCGAACGTGCTGGTGATCATGAGCGCATTGATCGCACTCTACGGCTTCGTGACCCGCCGCACCGTGATCGGCCGGCAGATCTACGCGGTCGGCGGCAACGCCAAGGCGGCAGGCCTGTCGGGCATCAAGACCGAGCGGCTGACCTTCCTCACCTTCGTCAACATGGGCGTGCTCGCCGCGCTCGCCGGCCTCGTCTTCGCCGCGCGCCTCAACACCGCGACGCCGAAGGCAGGTTTGGGTTTCGAGCTCGATGTCATCGCCGCCTGCTTCATCGGCGGTGCGTCAGCTTATGGCGGCGTCGGGCGCGTCGGCGGCGCCGTGGTCGGCGCCATGATCATGGGCGTGATGAACAACGGCATGTCCATCCTCGGCATCGGCATCGACTACCAGCAGGTCATCAAGGGCCTGGTGCTGCTCGGGGCGGTGTGCATCGACGTGTATAATCAGCGGCGGTAG
- a CDS encoding cytochrome c oxidase subunit 3 family protein → MSATDCEQQETGWGILEDLPGDPMIWVLIFSELVAFGLFLGAFVVARAIHPAIFAAGQATLDTHLAGINTVVLVTSGWAAARGTAAARARDKRTARGWLFGAMALGALFIAIKLFEYAGEIALGNGLETSPFFTLYFLLTGFHLLHVGLGIVILAVVSRGANVAGVETGAAFWHMVDLLWIVMFPIIYLVQQ, encoded by the coding sequence ATGTCGGCGACGGATTGCGAACAACAAGAAACCGGCTGGGGCATCCTGGAAGATCTTCCCGGCGACCCCATGATCTGGGTGCTCATCTTCAGCGAGCTCGTCGCTTTCGGCCTCTTCCTCGGTGCTTTCGTCGTCGCCCGCGCGATTCATCCCGCGATCTTCGCGGCCGGCCAAGCCACGCTCGATACGCATCTGGCCGGGATCAACACCGTCGTTCTGGTGACCAGCGGCTGGGCCGCGGCGCGCGGCACGGCTGCCGCAAGAGCGCGGGACAAGCGGACCGCGCGCGGCTGGCTGTTCGGAGCCATGGCGCTTGGAGCTCTCTTCATCGCGATCAAGCTGTTCGAATATGCCGGCGAGATCGCGCTGGGAAACGGCCTGGAGACCAGCCCGTTCTTCACGCTGTATTTCCTCCTCACCGGCTTCCATCTCCTGCATGTCGGCCTCGGCATCGTGATTCTGGCCGTAGTTTCCCGGGGTGCGAACGTGGCGGGCGTCGAGACCGGAGCCGCCTTCTGGCACATGGTCGATCTGCTCTGGATCGTCATGTTCCCGATCATCTATCTGGTGCAACAGTGA
- a CDS encoding cytochrome C oxidase subunit IV family protein: MPDRLDLTWIVLIGLALATILVPSLVARPLLGNALLLSFAALKGRRIVLDFLDLRAAPALWRGLVSAWVVIVALFAWLASAIAALI; this comes from the coding sequence ATTCCGGATCGTCTCGATCTCACCTGGATCGTGTTGATCGGCCTCGCGCTTGCGACCATCCTGGTTCCATCCCTCGTCGCGCGTCCGCTGCTCGGCAACGCTCTGCTGCTGAGCTTCGCCGCCCTCAAGGGCCGCCGTATCGTGCTTGATTTCCTCGATCTTCGCGCTGCGCCGGCGCTCTGGCGCGGCCTCGTCAGCGCCTGGGTCGTCATCGTGGCGCTGTTCGCCTGGCTCGCATCCGCGATCGCCGCCCTGATCTGA
- a CDS encoding c-type cytochrome, with amino-acid sequence MAERLTKSAARNVFYGGSAFFFAIFIGLTAHSHYYMATTSTDAATLTTSVARGKHVWEKNSCINCHTLLGEGAYFAPEVGNVWDRWGGNEDPAAARETLKAWMQSQPSGAPGRRQMPQFNLTDQELDDLADFLQWTSKIKRQEWPPNKAG; translated from the coding sequence ATGGCTGAACGCCTGACCAAGTCGGCCGCCCGAAACGTCTTCTACGGCGGCTCGGCCTTTTTCTTCGCCATTTTCATAGGGCTGACGGCGCACAGCCATTACTACATGGCCACGACCTCCACGGACGCGGCGACGCTGACGACGTCGGTCGCGCGCGGCAAGCATGTCTGGGAGAAGAACTCCTGCATCAACTGCCACACGCTGCTCGGCGAGGGCGCCTATTTCGCCCCTGAAGTCGGCAACGTCTGGGATCGCTGGGGCGGCAATGAGGATCCGGCCGCTGCGCGCGAGACGCTGAAGGCCTGGATGCAATCGCAGCCCTCGGGCGCGCCCGGCCGGCGGCAGATGCCGCAGTTCAACCTGACCGACCAGGAACTCGACGATCTCGCCGACTTCCTGCAATGGACCAGCAAGATCAAGCGCCAGGAGTGGCCGCCGAACAAGGCCGGCTAA
- a CDS encoding cbb3-type cytochrome c oxidase subunit I, which yields MKYQTQKVAMLYFYGALTLFLAQVLFGLLAGTIYVLPNTLSTILPFNIVRMIHTNALIVWSLIGFMGATYFLLPEETETELYSPLLAKIQFWMFFGAAGVAVVGYLFHYHEGREFLEQPFIIKVGIVVVCLMFLFNVTMTALKGRKTTVTNILLFGLWGVAIFFLFAFYNPANLAVDKMYWWYVVHLWVEGVWELIMASILAFLMIKLNGIDREVVEKWLYVIIGLALFSGILGTGHHFYWIGAPGYWQWIGSLFSTLEVAPFFTMVIFTVQMTWKAGRKHPNRAALLWSVGCSVMAFLGAGVWGFLHTLSSVNYYTHGTQVTAAHGHLAFFGAYVMLNLSVMAYAIPQLKGRAPYNQWLSMTSFWIMCTAMMVMTFALTFAGVVQVHLQRVLGQGYMDVQDQLAMFYWVRLGSGVFVAISALMFVWAVLVPGRVKQAVIPGALQPAE from the coding sequence ATGAAATATCAAACCCAGAAAGTCGCGATGCTGTATTTCTACGGCGCGCTGACGCTGTTCCTGGCTCAGGTCCTGTTCGGGCTGCTCGCCGGGACCATCTACGTCCTGCCCAACACCCTCTCGACCATCCTGCCGTTCAACATCGTCCGCATGATCCACACCAATGCGCTGATCGTGTGGTCGCTGATCGGCTTCATGGGCGCGACCTACTTCCTGCTGCCTGAGGAAACCGAGACCGAGCTGTACAGCCCGCTGCTGGCGAAGATCCAGTTCTGGATGTTCTTCGGCGCCGCGGGCGTCGCGGTGGTCGGCTATCTCTTCCACTATCACGAGGGCCGCGAGTTTCTCGAGCAGCCCTTCATCATCAAGGTCGGCATCGTCGTCGTCTGCCTGATGTTCCTGTTCAACGTCACGATGACGGCGCTCAAGGGCCGCAAGACCACGGTCACCAACATCCTGCTGTTCGGCCTGTGGGGCGTTGCGATCTTCTTCCTGTTCGCCTTCTACAATCCCGCGAACCTCGCCGTCGACAAGATGTACTGGTGGTACGTCGTCCATCTCTGGGTCGAGGGCGTCTGGGAGCTGATCATGGCCTCCATCCTCGCCTTCCTGATGATCAAGCTCAACGGCATCGACCGCGAGGTCGTGGAGAAGTGGCTCTACGTGATCATCGGCCTTGCGCTGTTCTCGGGGATTCTCGGCACCGGTCACCATTTCTACTGGATCGGCGCGCCCGGTTACTGGCAGTGGATCGGCTCGCTGTTCTCCACGCTCGAGGTCGCGCCCTTCTTCACCATGGTGATCTTCACGGTGCAGATGACCTGGAAGGCCGGCCGCAAGCATCCCAACCGCGCGGCGCTGCTGTGGTCGGTCGGCTGCTCGGTGATGGCGTTCCTCGGCGCCGGCGTCTGGGGCTTCCTGCACACGCTGTCCTCGGTGAACTACTACACCCACGGCACGCAGGTCACCGCTGCGCACGGCCATCTCGCCTTCTTCGGCGCCTATGTGATGCTCAATCTCTCCGTCATGGCCTATGCGATCCCGCAACTGAAGGGACGCGCGCCCTATAACCAGTGGCTCTCAATGACCAGCTTCTGGATCATGTGCACCGCCATGATGGTGATGACCTTCGCGCTGACCTTCGCCGGCGTGGTCCAGGTCCATCTCCAGCGCGTGCTCGGCCAGGGCTACATGGACGTGCAGGATCAGCTTGCGATGTTCTACTGGGTCCGGCTCGGCTCCGGTGTGTTCGTGGCGATCTCCGCGCTGATGTTCGTCTGGGCCGTGCTGGTGCCGGGTCGCGTCAAGCAGGCGGTCATCCCCGGCGCGTTGCAGCCGGCCGAATAA
- a CDS encoding CbbQ/NirQ/NorQ/GpvN family protein — protein MKLALHTVTSAPELPAYVPSGNECALFEHAWRHQLPVLLKGPTGCGKTRFVAHMAARLGLPLHTVACHDDLTAADLTGRYLLKGGDTVWADGPLTRAVREGGICYLDEVVEARKDVTVVLHPLTDDRRILPLERTGEELVAPKSFMLVVSYNPGYQTLLKALKPSTRQRFVAIEFGFLPPEQEIAVVAAESGLASDYVRPLVLLAGRLRALKGHDLEEGVSTRLVVYCATLIAAGVSIADAVLAGMIEPLTDDADVKAALLDVARAVIS, from the coding sequence ATGAAACTAGCGCTTCACACCGTGACCTCGGCGCCCGAGCTGCCGGCATATGTTCCATCCGGAAACGAATGCGCGCTGTTCGAGCATGCCTGGCGGCATCAGCTGCCGGTCCTGCTGAAGGGGCCGACCGGCTGCGGCAAGACCCGCTTCGTCGCGCATATGGCGGCGCGGCTGGGCTTGCCACTGCACACCGTCGCCTGCCATGACGACCTCACCGCCGCCGATCTCACCGGCCGCTATCTCTTGAAGGGCGGCGACACCGTGTGGGCCGACGGCCCGTTGACGCGGGCGGTGCGCGAGGGCGGCATCTGCTATCTCGACGAGGTGGTGGAAGCGCGCAAGGACGTCACGGTGGTGCTGCATCCGCTCACCGACGACCGCCGCATCCTGCCGCTGGAGCGCACCGGCGAGGAGTTGGTCGCGCCCAAGAGCTTCATGCTCGTCGTCTCCTACAATCCCGGCTACCAGACGCTGCTAAAAGCGCTGAAGCCCTCGACGCGGCAGCGCTTCGTCGCCATCGAGTTCGGCTTTCTGCCACCGGAGCAGGAGATCGCCGTGGTCGCGGCCGAGAGCGGGCTCGCGTCCGACTATGTCAGGCCGCTCGTCCTGCTGGCCGGTCGTCTGCGGGCGCTGAAGGGCCACGATCTGGAGGAGGGCGTCTCGACCCGCCTTGTCGTCTATTGCGCCACCCTGATTGCCGCCGGCGTGTCGATCGCCGATGCCGTGCTCGCCGGCATGATCGAACCGTTGACCGACGACGCGGACGTCAAGGCCGCGCTGCTCGACGTCGCGCGCGCCGTGATCTCCTGA
- a CDS encoding nitric oxide reductase activation protein NorD, which produces MLDFLELEETVGRAWHRLVGGTASYPVHAEHAVSLAEVRSRIAIMFRALGGETGVQIASASARRAGHRLGWRQRIGLGDERLEQPGRDAATIFLPDSIAIFADRALNASLYRWLAAWFAFAPADGIEEADPLRRDLLMLRRTSEIAVLVLTECPGLAEDYARLAAATAMARPRRPLPRIEQDMERIVLALLGADTPPAGKLWPAMMGTGPLPDKAPPGYRSILPCPLWGDCWTRELSPAHAGEDECAPGAEAAATDDRKRFAVREREDGANRRDPFVLNRFEKILAMAEMVNVDRPADDSEDEDARKAADDLEEITLSRRSGKPASRLKFDLDLPPEALDASRLDADLTYPEWDYRSSAYLPDHCRVLAAAASETGESWTPDGTMRRHIGQVRRRFEVLRPRHELMRAQADGHDLDLDALVRARCDLRAGGNGAGLDRVHMAMRPQGHDLAVTLLVDVSLSTDAWVDGYRVLDVEKEALLVLAHGLSACGDHHSILTFTSRRRSWVRLETVKAFGEPMSGAVERRIGALKPGYYTRIGAAVRHASAELARQPQRKKLLLVLTDGKPNDVDHYEGRFAVEDTRKSVQEARRLGIAVFGVTVDAAAQSYFPTLFGRSGYAIVGNIKRLPAALPAIYRQVAH; this is translated from the coding sequence ATGCTCGATTTCCTCGAGCTTGAAGAAACGGTCGGCCGTGCCTGGCATCGCCTGGTCGGCGGCACCGCGAGCTATCCGGTCCATGCCGAGCACGCCGTGTCGCTTGCGGAGGTTCGGAGCCGGATCGCGATCATGTTCCGCGCGCTTGGCGGTGAGACGGGCGTGCAGATCGCGAGCGCCAGTGCCCGCCGGGCAGGGCACCGGCTCGGATGGCGCCAGCGCATCGGGCTCGGGGACGAGCGCCTGGAGCAGCCGGGGCGCGATGCCGCGACGATCTTCCTTCCAGACAGCATCGCGATCTTCGCCGATCGGGCGCTGAATGCATCGCTGTACCGGTGGTTGGCCGCGTGGTTTGCATTTGCGCCCGCCGATGGAATCGAGGAGGCCGATCCGCTGCGGCGCGATCTGTTGATGCTGCGGCGGACCAGCGAGATCGCGGTGCTGGTGCTGACCGAATGTCCGGGCCTCGCCGAGGACTACGCGCGGCTGGCGGCGGCCACGGCCATGGCCCGGCCGCGCCGGCCACTGCCGCGCATCGAGCAGGACATGGAGCGGATCGTGCTCGCTCTGCTCGGCGCCGATACGCCGCCCGCAGGCAAGCTGTGGCCGGCGATGATGGGAACGGGACCGCTGCCGGACAAGGCGCCTCCGGGCTATCGTTCGATCCTGCCATGCCCGCTCTGGGGCGATTGCTGGACGCGCGAGCTCTCGCCCGCACATGCGGGCGAGGACGAATGCGCACCGGGCGCAGAGGCCGCGGCGACGGACGATCGCAAGCGCTTTGCCGTCCGCGAGCGCGAAGACGGTGCCAACCGCCGCGATCCCTTCGTGCTCAACCGCTTCGAAAAAATCCTCGCCATGGCAGAGATGGTCAATGTCGACCGTCCGGCCGACGACAGCGAGGACGAGGATGCACGGAAGGCCGCCGACGATCTCGAGGAGATCACGCTCAGCCGCCGCAGCGGCAAGCCCGCGAGCCGGCTCAAATTCGATCTCGACCTGCCGCCGGAGGCGCTCGATGCCTCGCGATTGGACGCGGACCTCACCTATCCCGAATGGGACTATCGCAGCAGCGCCTATCTGCCGGACCACTGCCGCGTGCTCGCCGCCGCAGCCTCCGAAACCGGCGAAAGCTGGACGCCGGATGGGACCATGCGTCGGCATATCGGTCAGGTGCGCCGCCGCTTCGAAGTGTTACGGCCGCGCCACGAGTTGATGCGCGCACAAGCCGATGGTCACGACCTCGACCTCGACGCACTGGTGCGCGCCCGCTGTGATCTTCGCGCCGGCGGCAATGGCGCCGGTCTCGACCGCGTCCACATGGCCATGCGACCGCAAGGGCACGATCTGGCCGTGACGCTGCTCGTCGACGTCTCGCTCTCGACCGACGCCTGGGTCGACGGCTACCGGGTGCTCGACGTCGAGAAGGAGGCGCTGCTGGTGCTCGCCCACGGCCTTTCGGCCTGTGGCGATCATCACAGCATCCTGACCTTTACCTCGCGCCGGCGCTCCTGGGTGCGGCTCGAGACCGTCAAGGCGTTCGGCGAGCCGATGAGCGGCGCGGTGGAGCGGCGGATCGGCGCGCTGAAGCCCGGCTACTACACCCGGATCGGCGCGGCGGTGCGCCACGCCTCGGCCGAGCTCGCGCGTCAGCCGCAGCGCAAGAAGCTGCTGCTCGTCCTCACCGACGGCAAGCCGAACGACGTCGATCATTACGAGGGCCGCTTCGCGGTCGAGGACACCCGTAAATCCGTGCAGGAGGCGCGCCGGCTCGGCATCGCGGTCTTCGGCGTGACGGTCGATGCGGCGGCGCAATCCTATTTTCCGACACTGTTCGGCCGCAGCGGCTACGCCATTGTCGGGAACATCAAGCGATTGCCCGCGGCGCTGCCGGCGATCTACCGGCAGGTGGCTCATTGA
- a CDS encoding HAD family hydrolase — protein MDQIRPKPDLIIFDCDGVLVDSELLSCRCLSDELSEFGISLTLAQAIELFLGRSTSAITQHYRERGQVVPVDFPVRLKSRVLTAFEKALQPIPDVDAVLSGLRVPYCVASSSDLDRVALSLKVTGLAPSFGKRIYTAQMVAHGKPAPDLFLYAAEKMGAQPARTLVIEDSISGVQAGKAAGMTVWGFVGGSHYRGRDGQAILSGAGADRVFGHMSDFWKET, from the coding sequence ATGGACCAAATCCGGCCAAAGCCCGATCTGATCATCTTCGACTGCGACGGCGTGCTCGTCGACAGCGAACTGCTGAGTTGCCGCTGCCTGTCCGATGAGCTGTCCGAATTCGGGATATCGCTGACGCTTGCGCAGGCGATCGAGCTGTTTCTCGGGCGGAGCACGAGCGCGATCACGCAGCATTATCGCGAGCGCGGCCAGGTGGTGCCGGTCGATTTTCCGGTCCGGCTGAAGTCGCGCGTGCTGACCGCCTTCGAGAAGGCGCTCCAGCCGATTCCAGATGTCGATGCCGTCCTGTCCGGCCTGCGCGTGCCGTATTGCGTGGCTTCGTCGAGCGATCTCGACCGCGTCGCGCTGTCGCTGAAGGTGACCGGTCTTGCGCCGTCGTTCGGGAAGCGGATCTACACCGCGCAGATGGTCGCGCATGGCAAGCCGGCGCCCGATCTCTTCCTCTACGCGGCCGAGAAGATGGGCGCGCAGCCCGCCCGCACGCTGGTGATCGAGGATAGCATCAGCGGTGTGCAGGCGGGGAAAGCCGCCGGCATGACCGTCTGGGGATTTGTCGGCGGCAGCCATTATCGCGGGCGCGACGGGCAGGCTATATTGTCCGGCGCCGGGGCCGATCGGGTCTTCGGCCACATGAGCGATTTCTGGAAGGAGACGTGA